A window from Malacoplasma iowae encodes these proteins:
- a CDS encoding lipoprotein 17-related variable surface protein, producing MPSDIAPKKLTFSSKDANKIKDRVSWKDVNLDYDFKNTLPSKVTDQDIKRFDPFSININSQRTTISGVSYPNKSYQIMSHDDKKGTIKIKAIFNYIPLGLEARNNNVKKYEEEKEYNIFKLGTDANLDFIGTNNDSEDIRNIPELKELSESNLLPSSFNTSDISNILKFINTDKSQGYPISKMIFDIKTDDTNGTITISGYLPSDYYPNQKNKVYTKTYTGLNKISDYTFLLNTNPNNFNKKEKRPSEITISDIYNNFLKYSGYNSSDLKLELIPNDAEGKLSLKFILNGGYPNSIGNLNGFSASEDGNYVRIDEITDFKTTSEYESQFSLIFLDDNDKSLNDIKRYTPQQINQTLNNDASHSSDIKLTIGGKEIKDTKSLAEALIKKKGSSIESIQTQPDINVYYNDPNGEITVKITYKNAINDGDLVFIERYTGFAKGNQVTTNDVFSFKTNSRLFNDNLSFKDTLPTSIKKEIESNKIDIKDFINYHSGDYVNAINQNKYKLEITTDDIHGYLTIKIVFDRSSINDERSLLSYTATYSGFMTE from the coding sequence ATGCCAAGTGATATAGCTCCAAAAAAATTAACTTTCTCATCAAAAGATGCAAACAAAATTAAAGATAGAGTAAGTTGAAAAGATGTGAATTTAGATTATGATTTTAAAAACACATTGCCATCAAAAGTTACTGATCAAGATATTAAAAGATTTGATCCTTTTTCTATTAATATAAATTCACAAAGAACAACCATTTCTGGTGTTAGTTATCCTAATAAGTCTTATCAAATAATGAGTCATGATGATAAAAAAGGAACTATTAAAATTAAGGCAATTTTTAATTATATTCCTCTTGGTTTAGAAGCAAGAAATAATAATGTTAAAAAATATGAAGAAGAAAAAGAATACAATATATTCAAACTTGGAACAGATGCAAATTTAGATTTTATTGGAACTAACAATGATTCTGAAGATATAAGAAACATTCCTGAATTAAAAGAATTAAGTGAATCTAATTTGTTACCTTCATCTTTTAATACAAGTGATATTTCAAATATACTTAAATTTATAAATACTGATAAATCACAAGGTTATCCAATAAGCAAAATGATTTTTGATATTAAAACAGATGATACCAATGGAACTATTACAATTAGCGGTTATCTTCCTTCAGATTATTATCCAAACCAGAAAAATAAAGTTTACACTAAAACATATACTGGTTTAAACAAGATAAGTGATTATACTTTTCTATTAAATACAAATCCAAATAATTTTAACAAAAAGGAAAAAAGACCTAGTGAAATTACTATAAGTGATATTTATAATAATTTTTTAAAATATAGTGGATATAACTCGTCTGATTTAAAATTGGAATTAATTCCAAACGATGCTGAAGGTAAATTATCTCTTAAGTTTATTCTTAATGGCGGCTATCCAAATTCAATTGGCAATCTTAATGGCTTTAGTGCAAGCGAAGATGGGAATTATGTAAGGATTGATGAAATTACAGATTTTAAGACAACCTCTGAATATGAATCACAATTTTCATTGATATTTTTAGATGATAATGATAAATCTTTGAATGATATTAAAAGATACACGCCACAACAAATCAATCAAACATTAAATAATGATGCATCTCATAGTAGTGATATAAAACTAACTATTGGTGGAAAAGAAATTAAAGATACAAAATCATTGGCTGAAGCACTTATTAAAAAGAAAGGTTCAAGTATTGAATCAATACAAACACAACCTGATATTAATGTTTACTATAATGATCCAAATGGTGAAATTACTGTAAAAATAACTTATAAAAATGCTATTAATGATGGGGATTTGGTATTTATAGAAAGATATACTGGTTTCGCAAAAGGGAATCAAGTTACAACTAATGATGTCTTTAGTTTTAAAACTAATTCTAGATTGTTTAATGATAATTTATCTTTTAAAGATACATTACCTACATCTATTAAAAAAGAAATAGAATCAAATAAAATCGATATCAAAGATTTTATAAATTATCATTCTGGTGATTATGTCAATGCAATAAATCAGAATAAATATAAATTAGAAATAACTACTGATGATATACATGGTTACTTAACTATTAAAATTGTATTTGATAGATCTTCAATTAATGATGAACGTTCATTATTGTCTTATACAGCAACATATAGCGGTTTTATGACAGAATAA
- a CDS encoding IS30 family transposase, with protein MKTYKHLTKEERCLIYFLWNKEKYSMNKIAKILNKNKSTISRELKRNTSSTGIYYSSNAHKKYIRRKSNCHMFFMLKYKNFTDLFIKKFNPKSHGVEATIFWIKENYPLVKVPSARQVFRWINSKIWKIQRRDCLRRKYVKGKRRKIGIFSKIDGKYCIPYSLRPEKINKRKEFGHWEADLIVSKRQSGYYHLLTLVERKTRLAIIRKIKGKNARSMMAKMYTIIRDEKLPIKSITVDNGLEFQMMGITAKQFNFKVYYCQPYSSFQRGSNENINGIVRRWYKKGTDFSLVSEDKIKTLEWKVNNIPRKMFGYKTAYQMYQENI; from the coding sequence ATGAAAACTTATAAACATTTAACAAAAGAAGAAAGATGCTTAATTTATTTTCTTTGAAATAAAGAAAAATATTCTATGAATAAGATTGCAAAAATCTTAAATAAAAACAAATCAACAATATCAAGAGAATTAAAAAGAAACACATCTTCAACAGGAATTTATTATTCATCAAATGCTCACAAAAAATACATTAGAAGAAAATCAAATTGTCATATGTTTTTTATGTTGAAGTACAAAAACTTCACAGATCTTTTTATTAAAAAATTTAATCCTAAATCTCATGGTGTAGAAGCTACAATTTTTTGAATAAAAGAAAACTATCCATTAGTTAAAGTTCCAAGTGCTAGGCAAGTATTTAGATGAATCAATAGCAAGATTTGAAAGATACAAAGAAGAGATTGTTTAAGAAGAAAATATGTTAAAGGAAAAAGAAGAAAAATAGGTATATTTTCTAAAATTGATGGAAAATACTGCATTCCTTATAGTCTAAGACCAGAAAAGATAAACAAAAGAAAAGAATTTGGACATTGAGAAGCTGATCTAATAGTTAGTAAAAGGCAAAGTGGTTATTACCACTTATTAACATTAGTAGAAAGAAAAACAAGGTTGGCAATTATTAGAAAAATAAAAGGTAAAAACGCTAGATCAATGATGGCTAAAATGTATACCATTATTCGAGATGAAAAACTCCCAATAAAAAGCATCACTGTTGATAATGGGTTAGAGTTTCAAATGATGGGAATAACTGCAAAACAATTCAACTTTAAAGTTTATTATTGCCAACCTTATTCTTCATTCCAAAGAGGGTCCAACGAGAACATAAATGGGATAGTTAGAAGATGATATAAAAAAGGAACTGACTTCAGTTTAGTAAGTGAAGATAAAATAAAAACTCTTGAATGAAAAGTAAACAACATCCCAAGAAAAATGTTTGGTTATAAAACAGCTTACCAAATGTATCAAGAAAATATTTAA
- a CDS encoding lipoprotein 17-related variable surface protein, with protein MSVRELPSEITSNDFDYLNGSFLTRNNSVDESGKLKYPQFVKEINDEEGTIKVQVNLDQIPWFVSNGQMPSDIAPKTLSFESSSADKISSRVTWKNVDLDYDFKNTLPTKLTIDDINRFDPFTINIQSQNTKLNNVSYPKKEYSIVEKNDKTGIVKIKATFKYIPLGVDLKETNIQTYNVEKEYKIFSSDEQHQLVFIGNKNNETENIKDIPELKELSESNLLPSSFNATDPSSILKFINTDNSAGYPLSKMSFNIEPNDNEGTITISCSLPDDYYPDQKNETFKKTYTGLNKISDYSLIINDKATSFNKKQYRPSEINEQEIYDHFIQYKGFNSSDIKLELTPNDETGVLNLKLILDGSYPSSVTASWGFVKENNQYIKLDSINGFKTTEEYENQYVVKFKDDNGESLREIKKYTPNQIKDILTSKNVNEHKLSIDGKEIQSELDFAKNVIESKGTSIPDEWDEKHFLYNIYYNDTNGEITVKLTFKNVPGVESDLVFIQRFTGFAKGNQVPTEDIFSFKTQSQLFVDNPNFKNMLPSYIEKQLKDETNGINELNKFIGFSSDSYTKGINERKYKLEIVSDDIHGYITLKIMFDNNVVNNENSLLTYTVTYSDFLTE; from the coding sequence ATGTCAGTTAGGGAACTTCCATCAGAAATTACTAGTAATGATTTTGATTATTTAAATGGAAGTTTTTTAACTAGAAATAATTCAGTAGATGAAAGTGGTAAGCTTAAATATCCTCAATTTGTTAAAGAAATCAATGATGAAGAAGGTACTATAAAAGTGCAAGTTAATTTAGATCAAATTCCTTGATTTGTTTCAAATGGTCAAATGCCAAGTGATATAGCTCCAAAAACTCTATCTTTTGAATCATCAAGTGCAGATAAAATATCTTCAAGGGTAACCTGAAAAAATGTAGATTTAGATTATGACTTTAAAAATACTTTACCAACTAAATTAACAATCGATGATATTAATAGATTTGACCCATTTACAATTAACATTCAGTCTCAAAATACAAAACTTAATAATGTATCATATCCTAAAAAAGAATATAGCATTGTAGAAAAAAATGATAAAACTGGTATTGTAAAAATTAAAGCAACTTTTAAATATATTCCATTAGGTGTTGATTTAAAAGAAACAAATATACAAACTTATAATGTAGAAAAAGAGTATAAAATTTTTAGTTCTGATGAACAACATCAATTAGTTTTTATAGGTAATAAAAATAATGAAACAGAAAATATAAAAGATATTCCTGAATTGAAAGAATTAAGTGAGTCTAATTTATTACCATCTTCTTTCAATGCAACAGACCCATCAAGTATTTTAAAATTTATTAATACAGATAACTCAGCAGGATATCCTTTAAGTAAAATGTCATTTAATATTGAACCAAATGATAATGAAGGAACAATCACTATTTCTTGTTCTTTGCCAGATGATTATTATCCTGACCAAAAGAATGAAACATTTAAAAAGACTTATACTGGATTAAATAAAATTTCAGATTATAGTTTGATAATCAATGATAAGGCAACATCTTTTAACAAAAAACAGTATAGACCATCTGAAATTAACGAACAAGAAATTTATGATCATTTTATTCAATACAAAGGTTTTAACTCATCAGATATCAAATTAGAACTTACTCCAAATGATGAAACAGGAGTTCTAAATTTAAAATTAATTCTTGATGGTTCCTACCCATCAAGCGTTACTGCAAGTTGAGGTTTTGTTAAAGAAAATAACCAATATATTAAGTTAGATTCTATTAATGGTTTTAAAACAACAGAAGAATATGAAAATCAATATGTTGTTAAATTTAAAGATGATAATGGAGAATCTTTAAGAGAAATTAAAAAATATACTCCAAACCAAATAAAGGATATATTAACATCAAAAAATGTAAATGAACATAAATTGTCTATTGATGGAAAAGAAATTCAAAGTGAATTAGATTTCGCTAAAAATGTAATTGAATCTAAAGGAACTAGTATTCCTGATGAATGAGATGAAAAGCATTTTCTTTATAACATTTATTACAATGACACAAATGGTGAAATAACTGTTAAATTGACTTTTAAAAATGTACCAGGTGTAGAATCTGATTTAGTTTTTATTCAAAGATTTACAGGATTTGCAAAGGGAAATCAAGTTCCAACAGAAGATATTTTTTCTTTTAAAACACAATCACAATTATTTGTAGACAATCCAAATTTTAAAAATATGTTACCTTCGTATATTGAAAAACAACTTAAAGATGAAACAAATGGTATAAATGAATTAAATAAATTTATAGGATTTTCATCAGATTCTTATACTAAAGGTATAAATGAAAGAAAGTATAAATTAGAAATTGTTTCAGATGATATACACGGATATATAACTTTGAAAATAATGTTTGATAATAATGTAGTAAATAATGAAAATTCATTACTTACATATACAGTAACTTATAGTGATTTTTTAACTGAATAA
- a CDS encoding lipoprotein 17-related variable surface protein, whose product MNKKNKLLFAIIPSIFTIGVISSVTTLSTQRYTNKLFKNDMISENSLIGNSELNASKDEYPLVAAQANGQNAYLSTKTGPIVYWGDKITSLDWFGAERWTIDVWSILSSPTHAGDWKRAWFNWDYDRDNDILWILTAGTWKTGNINQKLIGIDVKTGNDYFKNSKPDKYTEIPFPANKTDVRFLSVLKSGDVLMYGGASLSPNSNAYLYKKDKNKIETISYTFKDSLDSAVTSTNGFSWYFFNLISIGDNLNIAEFVQFPTGCTSSFDVYGILVDNNLKEVKKGKWTKPQLIANGLEGFNNKQTTPQRDYYYLTNGTVLTVLYNRLVLFDPITTEMKVLRLTDDIKWVQSWTFNASDNLYYKYRDGNIIYKINTTNIQSSANNNLLSPTTYFDISGATGNDVNKYANNYILYNVHGYTGQIMMINSRYKEDPNFGQISQEEILKNKYGLAVAISENKNDQDKGDIKGLLNTENAFLQAANFKIKDGVLKNKLPSEITSSDFEYLNESFLTRNNSVDENGNPKYPQFTKEIDDEKGEIKVQVNLDQIPWFVSNGQMPNDIAPKTLKFESTEANKISTRVTWKNADLDYDFKNTLPSKLTDNDIYRFDPFSINIQSQNIRLNNVSYPNKKYDIVEKNDETGLVKIKTTFEYLPLGVDLKSNNIQTYSEIKEYKIFNSKQKHELVFIGNSGNDTENIKQIPELKELSESNLLPSSFNSTDPSSILKFINTENSSGYPLSKMIFNIIPNDNDGTITITCSLPDGYYPGEQNKIFKKTYTGLNKITDYSFIVNKQSNSSFNKKQYRPSEIDEQDIYEHFIQYKGFNSSDIKLELSPNDENGELNLKLILDGSYPPSVTTNWGFVKENNQYIKSDSIDGFKTTEEYENQYVVKFKDDNGKSLREIKKYTPNQIKDILKATKINDHKLFIDGVEIKNELDFAKNVIESKGTSIPDNWDNQHFGYEIYYNDTNGEITIKLTFKNIPGTESDLVFIQRYTGFAKGNQVPTEDIFSFKTQAQLFVDNQDFKDLLPSDIESQLKDSENGTTFLNKFIGFSSEAYTNGLNNKKYKLEIVSNDIYGYITLKIIFDSDVVTNKDSLLVYTATYNNFLTE is encoded by the coding sequence ATGAATAAAAAAAATAAATTATTATTTGCAATAATTCCTTCAATTTTTACTATTGGAGTTATATCTTCGGTTACTACCTTATCCACTCAAAGGTACACAAACAAACTATTTAAAAATGATATGATTTCAGAAAATTCTTTAATAGGTAATTCTGAATTAAATGCATCAAAAGATGAATATCCACTTGTTGCGGCACAGGCTAATGGTCAAAATGCATATTTATCTACTAAAACAGGTCCAATAGTTTATTGAGGAGATAAGATTACATCTTTAGATTGATTTGGAGCTGAAAGATGAACAATTGATGTGTGAAGCATCTTATCATCACCAACACATGCAGGTGACTGAAAGAGAGCTTGATTTAATTGAGACTATGATAGAGATAATGACATACTTTGAATTTTAACTGCCGGTACATGAAAAACTGGTAACATAAATCAAAAACTTATTGGAATAGATGTAAAAACAGGAAACGATTATTTTAAAAATTCAAAACCAGATAAATATACAGAAATTCCATTTCCAGCAAATAAAACAGATGTTAGATTTTTGTCTGTTTTAAAATCAGGTGATGTCCTTATGTATGGTGGTGCAAGCTTGAGTCCAAATTCAAATGCTTATCTTTACAAAAAAGATAAAAATAAAATTGAAACAATATCTTATACTTTTAAAGATTCTTTAGATTCTGCTGTAACATCAACTAATGGTTTCTCATGATATTTTTTTAATTTAATTTCAATAGGAGATAATCTTAATATTGCTGAATTTGTTCAATTCCCAACAGGTTGTACATCAAGTTTTGATGTATATGGCATATTAGTTGATAATAATTTAAAAGAAGTTAAAAAAGGAAAATGAACAAAACCACAATTGATAGCTAATGGTTTAGAAGGTTTTAATAATAAACAAACAACACCGCAAAGAGATTATTATTATCTTACAAATGGTACTGTTCTTACTGTTTTGTATAATAGATTAGTTTTATTTGATCCTATTACAACAGAAATGAAAGTTCTTAGATTAACAGATGATATTAAATGAGTTCAATCATGAACTTTTAATGCTAGCGACAATCTATATTACAAATATAGAGATGGTAACATAATTTATAAAATAAACACTACAAATATTCAGTCATCGGCTAATAATAATCTTCTTAGTCCTACAACATATTTCGATATAAGTGGTGCAACCGGAAATGATGTAAACAAATATGCAAATAATTATATTCTTTACAATGTTCATGGTTATACAGGACAAATTATGATGATTAATTCTCGTTATAAAGAAGACCCAAATTTTGGTCAAATTTCACAAGAAGAAATATTAAAAAATAAATATGGACTTGCAGTAGCTATTAGTGAAAATAAAAACGATCAAGATAAAGGAGATATAAAAGGTCTTTTAAATACAGAAAACGCTTTTTTACAAGCAGCTAACTTTAAAATAAAAGATGGTGTTTTAAAAAATAAATTACCATCTGAAATAACAAGTAGTGATTTTGAATACTTAAATGAAAGTTTCTTAACGAGAAATAATTCTGTAGATGAAAATGGAAATCCAAAATATCCACAATTTACTAAAGAAATAGATGATGAAAAAGGTGAAATAAAAGTTCAAGTAAATTTGGACCAAATTCCTTGATTTGTTTCTAATGGTCAAATGCCAAATGATATAGCTCCAAAAACTTTAAAATTTGAGTCAACTGAAGCGAATAAAATATCTACAAGAGTAACTTGAAAAAATGCAGATCTTGACTATGATTTTAAAAATACATTACCTTCTAAATTAACTGATAATGATATTTATAGATTTGATCCATTTTCAATTAACATTCAATCTCAAAACATAAGATTAAATAATGTTTCATACCCAAACAAAAAGTATGATATTGTTGAAAAAAATGATGAAACAGGCCTTGTTAAAATTAAAACAACATTTGAATACTTACCTTTGGGTGTTGATTTAAAAAGCAATAACATTCAAACTTATAGTGAGATTAAAGAGTATAAAATATTTAATTCTAAACAAAAACATGAATTAGTATTTATAGGTAATAGTGGTAATGATACTGAAAATATAAAACAAATTCCAGAACTTAAAGAACTTAGTGAATCAAATTTATTACCTTCATCATTTAACAGTACAGATCCATCAAGTATTCTAAAATTTATTAATACTGAAAATTCTTCAGGATACCCACTTAGCAAAATGATATTTAATATAATACCAAATGATAATGATGGAACGATTACAATTACATGTTCATTGCCAGATGGTTATTACCCAGGAGAGCAAAATAAAATTTTTAAAAAAACTTACACAGGTTTAAATAAAATAACAGATTATAGTTTTATTGTTAATAAGCAATCTAATTCTTCTTTTAACAAAAAACAATATAGACCATCTGAAATTGATGAACAAGATATATATGAACATTTTATCCAATATAAAGGTTTTAATTCATCAGACATAAAATTAGAACTTTCACCAAATGATGAAAATGGTGAGTTAAATCTAAAACTAATTCTTGATGGTTCATATCCTCCAAGTGTTACGACAAATTGAGGTTTTGTTAAAGAAAACAATCAATATATTAAGTCAGATTCTATTGATGGATTTAAAACAACTGAAGAATATGAAAACCAATATGTTGTTAAATTTAAAGATGATAATGGGAAATCACTAAGGGAAATTAAAAAATATACACCAAACCAAATAAAAGATATATTAAAAGCAACAAAAATAAATGATCATAAATTATTTATTGATGGTGTAGAAATTAAAAATGAGTTAGATTTTGCAAAAAATGTAATCGAATCAAAAGGAACTAGCATTCCAGACAATTGAGATAATCAGCATTTTGGGTATGAAATTTACTACAATGACACTAATGGTGAAATAACAATTAAATTAACATTTAAAAACATACCAGGCACAGAATCAGATCTTGTTTTTATTCAAAGATATACAGGTTTTGCTAAGGGAAATCAGGTTCCAACAGAAGACATTTTTTCTTTCAAAACTCAAGCGCAATTATTTGTAGATAACCAAGATTTTAAAGATTTATTACCATCTGATATAGAAAGTCAATTGAAAGATAGTGAAAATGGAACAACTTTTTTAAACAAATTTATAGGTTTTTCATCAGAGGCTTATACTAATGGTTTGAATAACAAAAAATACAAATTAGAAATTGTTTCAAATGATATATATGGTTATATAACTTTAAAAATAATATTTGATAGCGATGTTGTTACTAATAAAGATTCACTTCTTGTGTACACAGCAACATACAATAATTTTTTAACTGAATAA
- a CDS encoding IS30 family transposase, translated as MKTYKHLTKEERCLIYFLWNKEKYSMNKIAKILNKNKSTISRELKRNTSSAGIYYSSSAHKKYIRRKSNCHMFFMLKYKNFTDLFIQKFNPKSHGVEATIFWIKENYPLVKVPSARQVFRWINSKIWKIQRRDCLRRKYVKEKRRKIGIFSKIYGKYCIPYSLRPEKINNRKEFGHWEADLIVSKRQSGYYHLLTLVERKTRLAIIRKIKGKNARSMMAKMYTIIRDEKLPIKSITVDNGLEFQMMGITAKQFNFKVYYCQPYSSFQRGSNENINGIVRRWYKKGTDFSLVSEDKIKTLEWKVNNIPRKMFGYKTAYQMYQENI; from the coding sequence ATGAAAACTTATAAACATTTAACAAAAGAAGAAAGATGCTTAATTTATTTTCTTTGAAATAAAGAAAAATATTCTATGAATAAGATTGCAAAAATCTTAAATAAAAACAAATCAACAATATCAAGAGAGTTGAAGAGAAACACATCTTCAGCAGGAATTTATTATTCATCATCTGCTCACAAAAAATACATTAGAAGAAAATCAAATTGTCATATGTTTTTTATGTTGAAGTACAAAAACTTCACAGATCTTTTTATTCAAAAATTTAATCCTAAATCTCATGGTGTAGAAGCTACAATTTTTTGAATAAAAGAAAACTATCCATTAGTTAAAGTTCCAAGTGCTAGGCAAGTATTTAGATGAATCAATAGCAAGATTTGAAAGATACAAAGAAGAGATTGTTTAAGAAGAAAATATGTTAAAGAAAAAAGAAGAAAAATAGGTATATTTTCTAAAATTTATGGAAAATACTGCATTCCTTATAGTCTAAGACCAGAAAAGATAAACAATAGAAAAGAATTTGGACATTGAGAAGCTGATCTAATAGTTAGTAAAAGGCAAAGTGGTTATTACCACTTATTAACATTAGTAGAAAGAAAAACAAGGTTGGCAATTATTAGAAAAATAAAAGGGAAAAACGCTAGATCAATGATGGCTAAAATGTATACCATTATTCGAGATGAAAAACTCCCAATAAAAAGCATCACTGTTGATAATGGGTTAGAGTTTCAAATGATGGGAATAACTGCAAAACAATTCAACTTTAAAGTTTATTATTGCCAACCTTATTCTTCATTCCAAAGAGGGTCCAACGAGAACATAAATGGGATAGTTAGAAGATGATATAAAAAAGGAACTGACTTCAGTTTAGTAAGTGAAGATAAAATAAAAACTCTTGAATGAAAAGTAAACAACATCCCAAGAAAAATGTTTGGTTATAAAACAGCTTACCAAATGTATCAAGAAAATATTTAA